One Phaseolus vulgaris cultivar G19833 chromosome 4, P. vulgaris v2.0, whole genome shotgun sequence DNA window includes the following coding sequences:
- the LOC137837325 gene encoding NAC domain-containing protein 2-like, whose amino-acid sequence MGTPQSNNLPPGFRFHPTDEELILHYLRKKVASIPLAVSIIAEVDIYKCDPWELPAKAAFGEKEWYFFSPRDRKYPNGARPNRAAASGYWKATGTDKNIVASLAGGVREHFGVKKALVFYKGRPPKGVKTNWIMHEYRLVDTNKPVRIKDTSMRLDDWVLCRIYKKSKHSLSSITEAAQTTLEEQIKDTLLPISNTTTTLVPPPQATLISQKSLSFSNLLDATDFSMLSTILSENQYSNYPNTNEPLFGCENLDHETPQNYYTNNNSFNNVQKNPSLITHILPKHHLSNIDEDIMHPSKQHHGSSCNFPNTTLQNQNPQWNFMFKQPHMNHQLLPGPQYLQFQ is encoded by the exons ATGGGAACCCCACAATCCAACAACTTGCCACCAGGGTTTAGATTCCACCCTACAGATGAAGAGCTCATTCTTCACTACCTAAGGAAAAAGGTCGCCTCTATTCCTTTGGCAGTTTCCATCATTGCTGAGGTTGATATCTACAAGTGTGATCCATGGGAGTTACCAG CTAAGGCCGCGTTTGGGGAGAAAGAGTGGTACTTTTTCAGTCCAAGAGATCGGAAGTACCCAAATGGAGCGAGGCCAAACAGGGCAGCTGCTTCAGGGTATTGGAAGGCAACAGGCACTGATAAGAACATAGTAGCATCATTGGCAGGAGGAGTGAGAGAACATTTTGGTGTGAAGAAGGCTTTGGTTTTCTACAAAGGAAGACCCCCAAAGGGTGTCAAGACCAATTGGATCATGCATGAATATCGCCTTGTTGACACCAATAAACCTGTTAGGATCAAAGACACTTCCATGAGA tTGGATGACTGGGTTCTATGCCGGATATACAAAAAGTCCAAACACAGTCTATCTTCAATCACAGAGGCAGCACAGACAACTCTTGAGGAACAAATCAAAGACACCCTTTTACCAATCTCCAACACTACAACAACTCTTGTCCCTCCTCCACAGGCCACACTCATATCTCAAAAATCTCTATCATTCTCTAACCTCTTGGATGCCACAGACTTTTCCATGCTTAGCACCATCTTATCTGAGAACCAGTACTCCAATTACCCaaacacaaatgaacctttGTTCGGTTGTGAGAATCTGGATCATGAAACCCCACAAAACTACTACACCAACAACAATAGTTTTAATAATGTTCAGAAGAACCCTTCACTGATTACCCACATATTGCCCAAACACCACCTTTCAAACATAGATGAGGACATCATGCACCCTTCAAAGCAACACCATGGTTCCTCTTGCAATTTTCCAAACACCACCCTCCAAAATCAGAACCCCCAATGGAACTTCATGTTCAAGCAGCCTCACATGAATCACCAGCTACTTCCGGGTCCTCAATATCTTCAATTTCAGTGA